In the bacterium genome, GCGAGCGCGTTCTGGTTGTCGCCGGGCTGCGCCGAGCGCGCGGCCGCGATCCGACGCGGATCGGTGATGACGACGGCGATCGTCCCCGCCGTGGTGCCGGTGAAGAACGGCACCGCGGCGGTCGGGTTGCCGTCCTGGTCGACGGCCGCGGCGTGCTGCTGCACGGCGTTCACCGCCGAGGCCAGCGACGCCGCCAGCGTGTCGAGGTTGGCCTGCGCCTTCGGGATGTCGCCGTCGCGCACGCCGAGCAGGGCCGCGATCTCGCCGCGCTGGAACATGCCGGGCAGCGCCATGAAGCCGCCGTTGGCGTCGGCGACGCCCACCTGATGCAGCGGCAGCCCGTCGATGCCGTTGCCGCTCGTCTGCGTCGTCAGCTGCCGGGTGACCACGCCGGCGTCGACCAGCACGAGGCCGTTCTCCGCGGCGACGCGCACGCTCCCGTTCGGGTACTCGGTGACGCTCACGCCGAGCGTCTGCGCGAGGTCCCGGAGCGCCCGCTCGCGCTCGTCGCGCAGGCTGTTCGCCGACTGCCCGGTCGACTCGGCGTCCGCGATGCTGACGTTCAGGTCGGCGATGCGCTGGAGCGCGTCGTTGCCCTCGCGCACGAGCGAGACGAGCCGCTCGTCCGCCCCGCGCTGGAGCTGCCCCAGCGCGACGTTGCGGCGGTTCAACTCGGTGGCCACCGAGCGCGCCGCGCCGAGCAGCGTCTCGCGCTCCGGGCCGCCGTTCGGATTGCGCCCGAGCGCGTCGGCGGCGTCGAAGAAGGCGCCCACCGCCTCGGCGAGCGACGGTTCGCCGAGGTCGCTCAGCACGCCTGCCAGACGCTCCAGCTGGTCGCTGCGTGTCGCGGCCTGACGCTGGTCGCTGATGAGCGAGCGCAGGCGGCGGTCGAGGAGCGGATCGACGATCTGCTCGACGCTGCGGATGCGCACGCCGCGGCCGACGAGCACGCCGGTCCCGTCGGCGTACGGCTCGATCGCCCCCTGCACCACGCGCTGGCGCGAGTAGCCCGGGGTGTTCACGTTCGCGATGTTGTTGCCCGCGACGTTGAGCCCCATCTCGGCCGCGAGCAGGCCGCTGCGTCCGATGTCGAGCGCCGGCAGCAGTCCCATGGTCAGGCCGTCCGGTGCAGCGTGTCGG is a window encoding:
- the flgK gene encoding flagellar hook-associated protein FlgK; translation: MGLLPALDIGRSGLLAAEMGLNVAGNNIANVNTPGYSRQRVVQGAIEPYADGTGVLVGRGVRIRSVEQIVDPLLDRRLRSLISDQRQAATRSDQLERLAGVLSDLGEPSLAEAVGAFFDAADALGRNPNGGPERETLLGAARSVATELNRRNVALGQLQRGADERLVSLVREGNDALQRIADLNVSIADAESTGQSANSLRDERERALRDLAQTLGVSVTEYPNGSVRVAAENGLVLVDAGVVTRQLTTQTSGNGIDGLPLHQVGVADANGGFMALPGMFQRGEIAALLGVRDGDIPKAQANLDTLAASLASAVNAVQQHAAAVDQDGNPTAAVPFFTGTTAGTIAVVITDPRRIAAARSAQPGDNQNALAFADLRTTAQAALGNTTFQGWLATEQSRLGQDAAQAKAVARASTLLAEQVQAQRDAVSGVNLNEELTNLLKAQRAFQAAARVISVADNVLGELMGLVR